The proteins below come from a single Corylus avellana chromosome ca3, CavTom2PMs-1.0 genomic window:
- the LOC132175164 gene encoding uncharacterized protein LOC132175164, translating to MSKADDDDNNNNNNTDEDHDCFYESLDRIVSSSCSCSNSNSDNDDNDAVSCASPNYGSVPKFPTAVSSSNKYDVWISEPSSVSERRSRLLSQLGLSNDPSLSRARPTTRDFGFGGDFARSASSDRLTNLPAASTIVRSKSDGNDRQCDVLPSTSSVCSPPILSIHSSSVSLVNNNDSNSSCLGNQVLVKSRSGNSNGGSKSPVASAAASPNKPPIGKSSSKKADEIRGDSNANLDSNVGGGGEVEAGLDCNGVGKESEKVCLIKNLDNGKEFVVNEIREDGMWNKLKEVETGKQLTMEEFEMSVGHSPIVQELMRRQNVEDGNKDNLDSNANGVGGSGMKMKKKGSWLKSIRNVASSVTGHKERRSSDERDTSSEKGGRRSSSATDDSQDVSFHGPERVRVRQYGKSCKELTALYKSQEIQAHNGSIWSIKFSLDGKYLASAGEDRVIHVWQVVESERKGDLLMEKADDVNLNLLFIANGSPEPTSWSPSMDNHLEKKRRGRSSVSRKSLSLDNVVVPETVFSISEKSICSFQGHLDDVLDLSWSKSQHLLSSSMDKTVRLWHLSSKSCLKVFSHSDYVTCIQFNPTDDRFFISGSLDTKVRIWSIPDRQVVDWNDVREMVTAACYTPDGQGALVGSHRGSCRLYNTSENKLQQKNQINLQNKKKKSHHKKITGFQFAPGSSSEVLITSADSRIRVVDGIDLVHKFKGFRNTNSQISASLTANGKYVVSASEDSNVYVWKHEANSRPSRTKGVSVTHSYELFHCQDVTAAIPWPGLGDSWGLQDAYCEEQNGLDKSLDEVSTANHPPTPVEEINGSSQSASGCSNSPLHGTISSASNGYFFDRISATWPEEKLLLPTRNRSSPSLSLDLSNGVNQNMPAWGLVIVTAGRRGEIRTFQNFGLPVRI from the exons ATGAGCAAAGCCGACGACGACGAcaataacaacaataacaacaccGACGAAGACCACGACTGCTTCTACGAGTCCCTCGACCGCATCGTCTCCTCCTCTTGCTCCTGCTCCAATTCCAACTCCGACAACGACGACAACGACGCCGTTTCCTGTGCCTCCCCCAATTATGGGTCGGTCCCCAAATTCCCGACGGCCGTCTCTTCCTCCAACAAGTACGACGTTTGGATCTCCGAGCCCTCCTCCGTCTCCGAGCGACGCTCCCGCCTCCTCAGCCAGTTGGGCCTCAGCAACGACCCCTCCTTGTCCCGAGCCAGGCCCACCACCCGGGATTTCGGATTCGGCGGTGACTTCGCCCGATCGGCGTCGTCCGATCGCCTGACCAATCTCCCCGCCGCCTCCACCATCGTCCGATCGAAATCAGACGGGAATGATCGTCAATGTGATGTTTTACCCTCTACGTCCTCTGTTTGTTCTCCTCCAATTCTTTCAATTCATTCTTCTTCGGTTTCTCTTGTAAATAATAATGATAGTAATAGCAGTTGTCTTGGCAATCAAGTTCTTGTTAAGTCGCGGAGCGGTAATAGCAATGGAGGATCAAAATCTCCGGTTGCTAGTGCTGCCGCTTCGCCGAATAAGCCGCCCATTGGGAAGAGTAGTTCCAAAAAGGCAGATGAGATTCGTGGCGATTCGAATGCTAATCTTGATAGTAATGTAGGTGGTGGTGGGGAGGTTGAGGCGGGTTTGGATTGTAATGGGGTTGGGAAGGAAAGTGAGAAAGTTTGCTTGATTAAGAACCTCGACAATGGGAAGGAGTTTGTGGTGAATGAGATTAGGGAAGATGGGATGTGGAACAAACTTAAGGAAGTGGAGACTGGGAAGCAGTTGACCATGGAGGAGTTTGAGATGAGTGTTGGGCACTCGCCGATTGTTCAAGAATTGATGCGGCGGCAGAACGTGGAGGATGGGAATAAGGATAACTTGGATTCGAATGCGAATGGGGTTGGTGGAAGCgggatgaagatgaagaagaaggggaGTTGGTTAAAGAGTATAAGGAATGTGGCGAGCTCGGTGACAGGTCATAAGGAGAGACGGAGCAGTGACGAGAGGGATACCTCATCGGAGAAGGGTGGGAGAAGGTCGAGCTCTGCGACGGATGATAGCCAGGATGTTTCGTTTCATGGGCCAGAAAGAGTGAGGGTTAGGCAGTATGGGAAATCATGTAAAGAGCTCACCGCGCTCTACAAGAGCCAAGAGATACAGGCCCATAATGGATCTATATGGAGCATTAAGTTTAGTTTGGATGGGAAGTATCTTGCTAGTGCTGGTGAAGATCGTGTTATTCATGTTTGGCAGGTTGTGGAGTCTGAGAGGAAGGGGGATCTGTTGATGGAGAAAGCAGATGATgtgaatttgaatttgttgtttATTGCCAATGGGTCGCCAGAACCAACTTCCTGGTCTCCAAGTATGGACAATCAtctagaaaagaagagaaggggGAGGTCATCTGTAAGCCGAAAATCATTGAGCTTGGATAATGTCGTGGTGCCAGAGACTGTGTTTTCCATTTCAGAAAAATCCATCTGTTCATTTCAAGGACACCTTGATGATGTGCTCGATCTGTCATGGTCCAAGTCTCAG CACTTGCTCTCATCTTCAATGGACAAAACAGTGCGGCTGTGGCACCTGTCTAGCAAGTCTTGTTTGAAAGTTTTTTCGCACAGTGATTATG TGACTTGCATCCAGTTTAATCCTACTGATGATAGATTCTTCATCAGTGGATCTCTGGATACTAAGGTTCGGATATGGAGCATTCCCGATCGTCAAGTTGTTGATTGGAATGATGTACGTGAGATGGTCACTGCTGCTTGCTATACACCAGATGGTCAG GGTGCACTAGTTGGTTCACACAGGGGGAGTTGCCGTTTGTACAATACGTCTG aaaataaattacaacaaaaaaatcagATCAATCTgcagaataagaagaagaaatctcATCACAAGAAAATCACTGGTTTCCAG TTTGCTCCAGGAAGTTCATCAGAAGTTCTCATCACTTCTGCAGATTCACGAATTCGAGTTGTTGATGGTATTGATCTGGTTCACAAGTTCAAAG GGTTTCGTAACACAAACAGCCAAATATCAGCCTCTCTCACAGCAAATGGAAAATATGTTGTCTCTGCCAGTGAGGATTCTAATGTGTATGTGTGGAAACATGAAGCTAATTCCCGGCCTAGTAGAACCAAAGGTGTATCTGTAACACACTCTTATGAACTTTTCCATTGCCAAGATGTAACGGCGGCTATCCCCTGGCCCGGCTTGGGTGACTCTTGGGGATTACAAGATGCGTACTGCGAGGAACAGAACGGGCTTGACAAGAGTCTTGATGAGGTCTCCACAGCCAATCATCCTCCTACACCGGTGGAGGAGATTAACGGCAGTTCACAATCTGCATCCGGTTGCTCAAATAGCCCTCTTCATGGAACCATATCTAGTGcatcaaatggttatttttttgatagaatATCAGCAACATGGCCAGAGGAAAAACTTCTTCTACCTACCAGGAACAGGAGCAGCCCTAGTTTAAGTCTGGATCTCTCCAATGGTGTAAACCAAAACATGCCAGCCTGGGGTCTGGTGATTGTAACTGCTGGCCGTCGAGGGGAAATTAGAACTTTCCAAAATTTTGGGTTGCCGGTTCGAATATAA